Below is a genomic region from Castanea sativa cultivar Marrone di Chiusa Pesio chromosome 2, ASM4071231v1.
ttatataaattttttttatataatataaaatttttactctaatctaatcttaatatatatatatatatatatatatatatatatatatatatatatatgtaaaatttcTTGTCGAAAACTTAACCCGGCGATTTTCACCCCACGGATTGTAAAATTTCTTGTCAAAGACTTAACCCGCCGTTTTTCACCCCACGGATAGGAACCACATGCATGATGAAATTCCTTTCAATTGGTTTGTCCATTAGTAAAACCGTAAAGACCTTTCATTAGACTGACATTTCCGCCGCTTTTTGTCTCACATAAAACACtgttgagagagtgtgagatgatacacacacacatcctCTATAAAGAGCCTACCCTCAACTTCATCTTATAAATAAAAGCACTAAACTCTCACTCTCATTATTAACATAACGCTACTATTAGTCACACAAAAACAGAGCCTCTACTCTCATGGACAAGGCCATACCCGAGTCTTGGAGACCCGACCCAGTCCATTCGGGTTTGTACCGGCCACCGGAGACCCCACGCGAGCCCATGGAGTTTCTGTCAAGGTCATGGAGTGTTTCAGCTCTGGAGGTCTCTAAGGCTCTGGCACCACCACCACAAATGGTACTCTCTAAGACCTCTAGCGGTGTTGTTAATGTGAACGGTAGTGGAGCTATAATGGAGGACTTGGCTGGTGAGTTAGAGGAGGCTGCTACGGTTTCTGGGAACCCTTTTTCGTTTGCTTCGTCTGAGACCTCTCAGATGGTCATGGAGAGGATCATGTCACAGTCGGTGAGTGAGTTTTGTAATTGTCTCAAGCAGAGGACTAAACCAgactctgtgtgtgtgtggacaaattgttgggattttttgttttttgttttatgggGTTTATTTATTGaagctttttctctttttgtttttgttctctttCACTTTTAAAAGGGGGGTGGTTTATGATTATCCCACTTTGGCATTTGCTCTTAAATTTGACTGCTTTgcttctttcattttctctttttgttgtttttcttgtgtttgtttCTGGGTTTTGGCTCTTTACTCTTTAGTTCTCCAATTgggtttttcctttctttttttatttcattcaaattttatGATACATGGAACTTCAATTCATGGCTTTTCAGGTTCGCATTCTATTTCGAAATTCTAGTattgtttttcccttttaacTATTTTGATATGCTTGTCTCTGTTTATGTCCACACCAAGTGTACAAAatctaatttgaaaatttttgtttcaatttggctatctaattaattcacacccacatacccaaaaaaaccacaaaatgattttccctttttcaatttctctaaaaaaaatcatattaattctACAATACCAAGTACTAACACGTGGGTTTCATGATTTTTCTGTGTTTGCAGCAGGAGGTATCTCCACGAACCTCAGGTAGGCTATCACACAGTAGTGGACCTCTCAATGGAACACAGAGCTGTGGCTCCTTAACAGACAGCCCACCTGTCTCTCCATCTGAAATCGACGATGTTAaggtttctttctctctctctctctctctctctgtctctttgCCGACGACCATTTTTCATGGTCACCGGAATGTTACACAAAAAAGGTAAAAACACATAGAGACATATTATCCAAAGTTTGTACACGTTTTCTCCTTTTGGGTACAAAGCACGAATACTGGGGTTTATTTTGACAGTACTGACTAGTCATAGAGCAAACATCTTTCAGGCTTTCTCTGGAACCAACGCCCTTTATTAACACATGGAGAGTGTGACTAAGGCTGGTTGTTTTCACTCTCTTCAATGCTAGTTTataatgttaaattttaaattacactcaaatttccttcatttttttttttggttctccaAAATACACTCTTGCTTAATTAATTGTTCACTTTCGATTTGGGCCCATGAAGTTAAATATTGTTTTAAGCCTTTAATTAATTTAGCCAATCGTGATTAAATAActtaaatagatttttttctagtttaaattttagagaccaatcaaaaactttgttttttagtGGGTATTGCTATTTCATCTGCTTTGTGCTGCCTTTAATAATGAccaaaattcataaatttggCCTTGGAATAAGCAAAAGTGCATAAAGGTTGCAGAGTATGTTGGTACTTGTAACTTAAATTATTCACAATTGGCACAAATCTACCTTGGGTTTTTACAGAAATGCCACTGAAATAATTGCTTGGTGTGCACGGCTTGTGTGTGTAGTCACTGGATTACCCAACTCTGTTTCTTGGTCCCCCTTGGTTAGTGACTTTGTTACTGTTGAGTACATGGTGCTTGTCACCAAAATCCTGTCCTTTTGGAGACTCTGTAAGACTGTAACTTACACACCTTGATACCATAGCGCTCAGTTCTCGTCCCACTTGGGGTGCAAGGGTGCATTAATGTCTCATGGACCCCTCAATACATGAGGTGGGTGCGCGCTTAGTACAACCGCACCCATTTAAAAATGCAGCTATGCCCCAATTCTAACTAGTATTTCTTGTTtcttatattgttattattgctATTAGGACTTGTATTTATTAGTCACAcccattaaaatttattatgtggTGCATGTACATACGCACCTAATAACATAATAATGTTACACATATGACATTACACCCTCTACTTAGCACCAATTGATGTGAGTGTGACCCCACACGCATTTATTTTTCAATGCAGTATGGCCGCTCAAATAACCCTCATAACACCCAATTCCGTGGCGCCACAGCAGGCGGCCCCACCCCTGCCGCTGGTGGCGGCAAGACGGTGGGGAGGTGGCTGAAGGACAGgagggaaaagaagaaagaagagaccAGGGCCCAGAATGCCCAGCTCCATGCTGCTGTTTCGGTTGCTGGGGTGGCGGCTGCTGTCGCCGCAATTGCAGCCGCCACTGCTGCCACGTCTGGGGCCGGGAAAGATGAGGTAATGGCGAAGACCGACATGGCGGTGGCGTCTGCTGCCACGTTAGTTGCTGCCCAGTGTGTTGAGGCGGCTGAGGCCATGGGGGCCGAGCGTGAGCACCTCGCGTCGGTCGTAGGCTCCGCCGTGAATGTCAGGTCAGCTGGGGATATCATGACATTAACTGCCGCAGCAGCAACAGGTATATGTTTAATGTAATTTCCAATTGGCTTAAATTGGCATTTATGGaatgtaaaattaataaattgaattctTAATGACGAAATTGTCCCTGGGATTTGTGAAATGAATTGCAGCTTTACGTGGGGCTGCCACATTGAAGGCAAGGGCATTGAAGGAAGTTTGGAATATAGCTGCAGTTATACCAGTAGAGAAAGGAATGGGAGTTCCTACTAACGGTAGTAACGGTAATTCCAACAGTAGTTACAGTGGTGAGCTTGTTCCTGAAGAGAATTTCCTGGGCATATGCAGTAGAGAATTACTTGCTAGAGGCTGTGAGATCCTCAAGCGCACCCGCAAAGGTAATTTCCTATGACTTTCCTAAAGATATATGCTAAAGGTGCTAGCAATTTTACCATCAAAACCTTTTAAACTGGTGTGATAATGAATGTAATTGGTGCGACATCAATTTAGTGCAATTTGTTTATATGGAACATAATGTTTA
It encodes:
- the LOC142625602 gene encoding VAN3-binding protein-like isoform X2, translated to MDKAIPESWRPDPVHSGLYRPPETPREPMEFLSRSWSVSALEVSKALAPPPQMVLSKTSSGVVNVNGSGAIMEDLAGELEEAATVSGNPFSFASSETSQMVMERIMSQSEVSPRTSGRLSHSSGPLNGTQSCGSLTDSPPVSPSEIDDVKYGRSNNPHNTQFRGATAGGPTPAAGGGKTVGRWLKDRREKKKEETRAQNAQLHAAVSVAGVAAAVAAIAAATAATSGAGKDEVMAKTDMAVASAATLVAAQCVEAAEAMGAEREHLASVVGSAVNVRSAGDIMTLTAAAATALRGAATLKARALKEVWNIAAVIPVEKGMGVPTNGSNGNSNSSYSGELVPEENFLGICSRELLARGCEILKRTRKGDLHWKVVSVYINRLNQVMLKMKSRHVAGTITKKKKNQVLEVIKDMPAWPGRHLLEGGEHRRYFGLKTVMRGVVEFECKNQREYDIWTQGVSRLLTIAAEKNNRHRV
- the LOC142625602 gene encoding VAN3-binding protein-like isoform X1 translates to MDKAIPESWRPDPVHSGLYRPPETPREPMEFLSRSWSVSALEVSKALAPPPQMVLSKTSSGVVNVNGSGAIMEDLAGELEEAATVSGNPFSFASSETSQMVMERIMSQSQEVSPRTSGRLSHSSGPLNGTQSCGSLTDSPPVSPSEIDDVKYGRSNNPHNTQFRGATAGGPTPAAGGGKTVGRWLKDRREKKKEETRAQNAQLHAAVSVAGVAAAVAAIAAATAATSGAGKDEVMAKTDMAVASAATLVAAQCVEAAEAMGAEREHLASVVGSAVNVRSAGDIMTLTAAAATALRGAATLKARALKEVWNIAAVIPVEKGMGVPTNGSNGNSNSSYSGELVPEENFLGICSRELLARGCEILKRTRKGDLHWKVVSVYINRLNQVMLKMKSRHVAGTITKKKKNQVLEVIKDMPAWPGRHLLEGGEHRRYFGLKTVMRGVVEFECKNQREYDIWTQGVSRLLTIAAEKNNRHRV
- the LOC142625602 gene encoding VAN3-binding protein-like isoform X3, coding for MELQFMAFQEVSPRTSGRLSHSSGPLNGTQSCGSLTDSPPVSPSEIDDVKYGRSNNPHNTQFRGATAGGPTPAAGGGKTVGRWLKDRREKKKEETRAQNAQLHAAVSVAGVAAAVAAIAAATAATSGAGKDEVMAKTDMAVASAATLVAAQCVEAAEAMGAEREHLASVVGSAVNVRSAGDIMTLTAAAATALRGAATLKARALKEVWNIAAVIPVEKGMGVPTNGSNGNSNSSYSGELVPEENFLGICSRELLARGCEILKRTRKGDLHWKVVSVYINRLNQVMLKMKSRHVAGTITKKKKNQVLEVIKDMPAWPGRHLLEGGEHRRYFGLKTVMRGVVEFECKNQREYDIWTQGVSRLLTIAAEKNNRHRV